One stretch of Desulfovibrio sp. JC022 DNA includes these proteins:
- a CDS encoding integrase core domain-containing protein codes for KDITEYWIRQYNEERPHESLGDMTPVEYVQKHSPQENSTYGWH; via the coding sequence AAGGACATAACCGAATACTGGATTCGTCAATACAACGAAGAGCGGCCACATGAATCGCTCGGAGACATGACCCCAGTCGAGTATGTCCAAAAACATTCACCCCAAGAGAACTCTACTTATGGATGGCACTAA
- a CDS encoding recombinase family protein: protein MGKIFLYSRVSTLDQNLTAQTEALTAAYPEGLLYQEKASGTSRKNRPELAAILKAIGEGDTLVVFKLDRLARSVKDLLDIVDQLEGVGASIKVLDQSVDTSTASGRAFVQMLAVFSEFETNLRRERQKIGIDKAKAEGRFRGKQIDQKKHDKALEFLKKGESIKDVMAVSGLSRATVYRVKRKMAL from the coding sequence ATGGGAAAAATATTTCTGTATAGCCGAGTTTCAACATTGGATCAAAATTTAACGGCGCAGACTGAAGCGTTGACTGCTGCCTACCCTGAAGGGTTACTCTATCAAGAAAAGGCTTCTGGCACGTCCCGAAAGAACCGCCCGGAACTGGCTGCTATTCTTAAGGCCATTGGTGAAGGTGACACACTGGTTGTTTTCAAGCTGGATAGGCTCGCACGATCGGTGAAAGATTTACTGGATATCGTTGACCAACTGGAAGGTGTGGGTGCCAGCATCAAGGTTCTGGATCAGAGTGTTGATACCTCTACCGCTTCAGGGCGCGCATTCGTCCAGATGCTGGCGGTTTTCAGCGAGTTTGAAACGAATCTCCGAAGAGAACGTCAGAAGATCGGAATTGACAAGGCCAAAGCAGAAGGTCGGTTCAGAGGTAAGCAGATTGATCAAAAAAAGCACGATAAGGCCCTTGAATTCTTGAAAAAAGGTGAGTCCATCAAGGACGTTATGGCAGTTTCCGGTCTCAGTCGGGCTACCGTTTATCGGGTCAAAAGGAAAATGGCGTTGTGA